The following proteins come from a genomic window of Dreissena polymorpha isolate Duluth1 chromosome 1, UMN_Dpol_1.0, whole genome shotgun sequence:
- the LOC127864491 gene encoding uncharacterized protein LOC127864491 → MIFLCGIIIVVLVILNYSCAVVYSDAQEAKSILLSVLGSLKDTRNEDGRYGSKTGWVKYRGDQTGRRDGGGVVDDVGDDADLDKAISVLTKAVGDIDRGKASVRLNNKPEVTSSLTQLTNNQEMPANVAAIIDSALGNSKVKFPDSVADLIKSASSTTASYTNQDDRSDVARAYNSATGKTNQEFPANFADFFKSFPSSNVNSYNDFKSYTDAKVTSNTDDGSNIDVAKIIQDAFTNAGYSKHGKWQQLSNGNYFKADTPTVQNYNDFKVYSSISNPDGSNIDVNNILKNALGNAGNSVNAHNWQTSFKADTPSVQNYRDSNANSGSGGYSYYI, encoded by the exons ATGATCTTTCTGTGTGGTATCATCATCGTTGTTCTGGTGATTTTGAACT ATTCATGTGCAGTCGTGTATAGCGACGCGCAAGAAGCAAAATCGATACTGCTGTCAGTGCTAGG ATCACTTAAAGACACTCGAAATGAGGACGGTCGCTATGGCAGTAAAACAGGGTGGGTCAAGTATCGCGGGGATCAAACCGGACGTAGAGACGGGGGAGGCGTTGTCGACGACGTCGGCGATGACGCGGACCTCGACAAGGCGATAAGCGTCCTTACAAAGGCTGTTGGTGACATTGACCGTGGGAAGGCGTCAGTGCGTCTGAATAACAAACCGGAAGTCACTAGCAGCTTGACGCAACTCACGAACAACCAAGAGATGCCCGCGAACGTTGCTGCTATCATAGACTCGGCTTTAGGCAACTCGAAGGTTAAATTTCCCGACAGCGTTGCAGACCTTATCAAGTCGGCATCCAGTACGACTGCTTCGTACACCAACCAAGACGATCGGAGCGATGTTGCGCGCGCCTACAATTCAGCAACCGGCAAAACGAACCAAGAGTTTCCGGCGAATTTCGCAGATTTCTTTAAGTCATTCCCGAGCTCTAACGTCAATTCCTACAATGACTTCAAATCATACACAGACGCCAAAGTCACGTCAAACACTGACGACGGATCGAACATTGACGTCGCAAAAATAATACAAGACGCATTCACAAACGCTGGATATAGCAAACATGGCAAATGGCAACAGTTGTCGAACGGAAACTACTTCAAAGCAGATACCCCGACGGTTCAAAACTATAATGACTTTAAAGTTTATTCCAGCATTTCAAACCCAGACGGATCCAATATTGACGTCAATAATATTCTTAAAAACGCGCTAGGAAACGCCGGAAACTCAGTAAATGCACACAACTGGCAAACGTCGTTCAAGGCAGATACGCCATCGGTTCAAAATTATCGTGACAGCAATGCAAACTCTGGCTCTGGCGGATATTcctattatatttaa